From Micromonospora rifamycinica, a single genomic window includes:
- a CDS encoding helix-turn-helix domain-containing protein, with protein sequence MSTEITAERLLSAADRADPERAAGLVFRAFLALSRTADSDRLLPLLARARQAHEASGSPRTEVIYRTLAGTAATRAGLAEGPEHLATAVRVYDENAFGDDPVLVECALTAVMTLMRPHEARRFAPLLATLDLAPADRARLLALIGVGDAWAGNLVRGQAELREAARLAAQCGSLDVLAEATSWLAKCDALRGDLDQAALHLDQARELAAQVGSAWVARHLPECTAALAFARGDEETWAGLLQLVVATDAGVTAGLQYEHRWELATHHALAGRPGSAADLLAGVEDPPPSWPGGSVLPAWRAWILDPHPATTTALTAALHLLTRPVEQLLAARIAWLLGVHHGRAGRRGDAARLLEQACAGYARIGAAGMLALVMRDLQALGTPPAVGAARSSSAAPTADFAGPTGGPTLTEAEARVATAIANGLSNREAAQRLFVSVKTVEFHLGNIFRKLGVRNRTELATRQARIR encoded by the coding sequence GTGTCCACCGAGATCACGGCCGAGCGCCTGCTGTCGGCGGCCGACCGCGCCGATCCGGAGCGGGCCGCGGGCCTGGTGTTCCGGGCGTTCCTCGCGCTGTCCCGGACGGCCGACAGCGACCGGTTGCTCCCGCTGTTGGCCCGGGCGCGGCAGGCCCACGAGGCGAGCGGTTCGCCCCGGACCGAGGTGATCTACCGCACGCTGGCGGGGACGGCGGCGACCCGGGCCGGTCTCGCCGAGGGGCCGGAGCACCTCGCCACCGCCGTCCGGGTCTACGACGAGAACGCTTTCGGGGACGATCCGGTGCTGGTCGAGTGCGCGCTGACCGCCGTGATGACCCTGATGCGCCCGCACGAGGCGCGACGGTTCGCCCCGCTGCTCGCCACCCTGGACCTGGCCCCCGCCGACCGGGCCCGGCTGCTCGCCCTGATCGGTGTGGGTGACGCCTGGGCCGGCAACCTGGTCCGGGGTCAGGCCGAGCTGCGGGAGGCGGCCCGGCTCGCCGCGCAGTGCGGCAGCCTCGACGTACTGGCGGAGGCGACCTCCTGGCTGGCCAAGTGCGACGCGCTGCGCGGGGACCTCGACCAGGCCGCGCTCCACCTCGACCAGGCCCGCGAGCTGGCCGCGCAGGTCGGTTCGGCCTGGGTCGCCCGTCACCTGCCCGAGTGCACGGCCGCGCTCGCGTTCGCCCGGGGCGACGAGGAGACCTGGGCGGGGTTGCTCCAGCTCGTGGTGGCCACGGACGCCGGGGTGACCGCCGGCCTCCAGTACGAACACCGCTGGGAGCTGGCCACCCACCACGCCCTGGCGGGCCGACCCGGGTCAGCCGCCGACCTGCTCGCCGGGGTCGAGGACCCGCCGCCCTCCTGGCCCGGCGGCTCGGTGCTGCCGGCGTGGCGGGCCTGGATCCTCGATCCGCATCCGGCTACGACGACGGCACTGACCGCCGCGCTGCACCTGCTGACCCGGCCCGTCGAGCAGCTGCTGGCGGCCCGGATCGCCTGGCTGCTGGGCGTACACCACGGGCGGGCCGGTCGGCGGGGGGACGCGGCGCGGCTGTTGGAGCAGGCGTGTGCGGGCTACGCCCGGATCGGTGCCGCGGGGATGCTCGCCCTGGTGATGCGGGACCTTCAGGCGCTCGGCACACCACCCGCCGTCGGTGCCGCCCGGTCGTCGTCCGCTGCCCCGACCGCCGACTTCGCCGGGCCGACCGGTGGGCCGACACTGACCGAGGCCGAGGCGCGGGTCGCCACCGCGATCGCCAACGGGCTCAGCAACCGGGAGGCGGCCCAGCGACTCTTCGTCTCGGTCAAGACAGTCGAGTTCCACCTCGGCAACATCTTCCGCAAGCTCGGCGTCCGCAACCGCACCGAGCTGGCGACCCGACAGGCCCGGATCCGCTGA
- a CDS encoding tetratricopeptide repeat protein: MQQTPHRWIRAARHHDRQRLLTAGIDVPVLAVLDAHRWLRGPYTAAGTLLRALVPTILAGRPDLVARHQIEILSVAPELRDLVPATRETLTSLAVPAERTRFYSRMRTLRHAHGLVDLLDAWLRHLDDGPRCLVVENLHEADQTDREFVGTLLRRADPDLLQLRVATATDAVDEPPGAVAVPLLPALQRYAVPVDGDPAQPAAGPPADPATYARSYVAGDCVDDDPAVLAAYRELPAEVRAALHDDRADELLATGEWSWRLGAVPLHRERGGAPGSTGADALREALEYCVNLGFYHATLDYGARGRAVIDWSGQVEHWWAFTTKMTTSLMALERPLEALALYDEARAQTDSGMVHMQAAYATAMIYTRHLETGKRDHRKARAWCNAAIAYARLAPNPQDSAANLVFNRNGLALVAMHEGKLTEALDLITTGIASMEDALGDDKHLLHRSVLRHNRSQLLSALGRPEEALADLETVIAIDPNYAEYHLDRGTLLRRLGRLDEALESYEQASRLSPPFPEVHYNRADVLLELGAAEAALAGFDRVLDLDPEHLDARINRAGLRQGIGDVDGAWDDVRAGLALARDNGHLLCVRGQLELETDAEQARRTLTEAVTADPTLAAGWAARGVASYELGDLPAAVADLGHALELDDDPAVRFNRALALADAGRHAEADADFQACAAADPTLAAEVAEHRARLLPA; encoded by the coding sequence GTGCAACAGACCCCCCACCGCTGGATCCGGGCCGCCCGGCACCACGACCGGCAACGGCTGCTGACCGCCGGGATCGACGTGCCGGTGCTCGCCGTACTCGACGCCCACCGGTGGCTGCGCGGGCCGTACACGGCCGCCGGCACCCTGCTGCGCGCCCTGGTCCCGACGATCCTGGCCGGGCGTCCGGACCTCGTCGCCCGGCACCAGATCGAGATCCTCTCGGTCGCGCCGGAGCTACGGGATCTCGTTCCGGCCACCCGGGAGACGCTGACGTCGCTGGCGGTGCCGGCGGAGCGGACCCGGTTCTACTCCCGGATGCGGACCCTGCGCCACGCGCACGGGCTGGTCGACCTGCTCGACGCGTGGCTGCGGCACCTCGACGACGGGCCGAGGTGCCTGGTGGTGGAGAACCTGCACGAGGCGGACCAGACCGACCGGGAGTTCGTCGGGACGCTGCTGCGCCGGGCCGACCCCGACCTGCTGCAACTGCGGGTGGCGACGGCCACCGACGCGGTCGACGAGCCGCCGGGAGCGGTCGCCGTCCCGCTGCTGCCCGCCCTCCAGCGGTACGCGGTGCCGGTGGACGGCGATCCGGCGCAGCCGGCGGCCGGGCCGCCCGCCGACCCGGCGACCTACGCCCGGAGCTACGTGGCCGGTGACTGTGTCGACGACGATCCGGCGGTGCTGGCCGCCTACCGGGAGCTGCCGGCCGAGGTCCGGGCCGCCCTGCACGACGACCGGGCCGACGAGCTGCTCGCCACCGGGGAGTGGTCGTGGCGGCTCGGTGCCGTCCCGCTGCACCGGGAGCGGGGCGGCGCGCCCGGCTCGACCGGTGCCGACGCGCTGCGCGAGGCACTCGAATACTGCGTCAACCTGGGCTTCTATCACGCCACCCTGGACTACGGGGCGCGTGGCCGGGCGGTGATCGACTGGTCCGGACAGGTCGAACACTGGTGGGCGTTCACCACCAAGATGACCACCTCGTTGATGGCCTTGGAACGGCCGCTGGAGGCGTTGGCCCTCTACGACGAGGCGCGGGCGCAGACCGACAGCGGCATGGTGCACATGCAGGCGGCGTACGCCACCGCCATGATCTACACCCGGCACCTGGAGACCGGCAAGCGCGACCACCGCAAGGCGCGGGCCTGGTGCAACGCGGCGATCGCGTACGCCCGGCTGGCCCCGAACCCGCAGGACAGCGCCGCCAACCTGGTCTTCAACCGCAACGGTCTGGCCCTGGTCGCGATGCACGAGGGCAAGCTCACCGAGGCGCTGGACCTGATCACCACCGGCATCGCCAGCATGGAGGACGCCCTGGGTGACGACAAGCACCTGCTCCACCGCTCGGTGCTGCGCCACAACCGCTCGCAGCTGCTCTCCGCCCTGGGCCGGCCGGAGGAGGCCCTGGCCGACCTGGAGACGGTCATCGCGATCGATCCCAACTACGCCGAGTACCACCTCGACCGGGGCACCCTGCTGCGCCGGCTGGGCCGCCTCGACGAGGCGTTGGAGAGCTACGAGCAGGCCTCGCGGCTGTCCCCGCCCTTCCCCGAGGTGCACTACAACCGGGCCGACGTGCTGCTGGAACTCGGTGCCGCCGAAGCGGCCCTGGCCGGCTTCGACAGGGTGCTCGACCTCGATCCGGAGCACCTGGACGCCCGGATCAACCGGGCCGGGCTGCGCCAGGGGATCGGCGACGTCGACGGGGCGTGGGACGACGTCCGGGCCGGGCTGGCGCTCGCCCGGGACAACGGCCACCTGCTCTGCGTACGCGGGCAACTGGAGTTGGAGACGGACGCCGAGCAGGCCCGGCGCACGCTGACCGAGGCGGTGACCGCCGATCCGACGCTCGCCGCCGGCTGGGCCGCCCGCGGGGTCGCCAGCTACGAGCTGGGCGACCTGCCGGCTGCCGTCGCCGACCTCGGCCACGCGTTGGAACTCGACGACGATCCGGCGGTCCGGTTCAACCGGGCGCTCGCCCTGGCCGATGCCGGCCGGCACGCCGAGGCGGACGCCGACTTCCAGGCGTGTGCGGCAGCGGATCCGACGCTCGCCGCCGAGGTGGCCGAACACCGCGCACGGCTGCTGCCGGCCTGA
- a CDS encoding RHS repeat-associated core domain-containing protein → MDWQITSLHGDLVAALHAGDEGLSRTSETTEYGTPRNSDDIGKQRYGWLGAKQRAADTPSGMLLMGVRLYNTATGRFLQIDPVYGGSANPYEYCGADPVNCSDLDGKRAECGCSSDYGWKRPVKRWLQRAIDGSRRAYSKFTRWQLGLGARTLYRANKYLFGRKSVHGYQGIFNRSKIIRLGWSWNSTNNATCSPFMAVATSRKNGGTAYRRTSTGIYSEVELDELFQVSRRVGRSCPNSSR, encoded by the coding sequence GTGGATTGGCAGATTACAAGCCTGCACGGCGACCTGGTCGCCGCCCTCCACGCCGGCGACGAAGGCCTGTCCCGTACCAGTGAAACCACCGAGTACGGTACTCCACGCAACAGCGACGACATCGGCAAGCAGCGGTACGGCTGGCTCGGCGCCAAGCAACGTGCCGCCGACACTCCGTCAGGCATGCTCCTGATGGGCGTCCGCCTCTACAACACCGCCACCGGCCGCTTCCTACAGATCGACCCCGTCTACGGTGGCAGCGCCAACCCCTACGAATACTGCGGAGCAGACCCGGTCAACTGCTCCGACCTCGACGGAAAGCGGGCAGAATGCGGCTGCAGCAGCGACTACGGCTGGAAAAGGCCGGTAAAGAGATGGCTGCAACGCGCAATTGATGGCAGTAGACGCGCCTACTCGAAGTTCACCAGATGGCAACTGGGTCTAGGCGCACGAACCCTTTATCGAGCCAACAAGTACCTATTCGGCAGAAAGTCCGTACACGGCTATCAGGGGATCTTCAACAGGTCAAAGATAATCCGCTTGGGGTGGAGCTGGAATAGCACAAACAACGCAACATGCTCTCCGTTCATGGCGGTTGCAACAAGCCGCAAAAATGGTGGCACCGCATACCGCCGCACTTCCACTGGGATCTATTCCGAGGTTGAATTGGATGAACTTTTTCAAGTATCTAGACGAGTTGGCCGATCATGTCCGAACTCGAGTCGATGA
- a CDS encoding DNRLRE domain-containing protein, which produces MVAAGLSVVLAATMADWVTARPVAAAPQPVERAAAEAQVLERPDEAAALATARLSKKKVRISGTTSETSEFWALPDGRVEAEVHLGPVRLRDKENGGWMPVDFSLAPQADGSVVTKAHPAGLRLSGPAGEGEHDLATISTDGGTVSLGWAGRLPAPVVDGTKATYSEVRPGVDLVVEATRTGFEQFLVVKDRAAVAQVGDLALLLRGKGVSLVEDHHGGFEIRNQTGSAIGVSPQPEMWDAQVDPRSGEKMRRTAVAKTVGAAKAGRLAVTLNPDEEWLTDPATVFPVTIDPAVTLNPNYDAFVQTDYSSDQSAATELKLGTYDGGTTKARSFLSFRNLSWLSGKQVQAATLYLWNHHSYSCTARQWEAWRVDYVDTSARWTAQPTWREQRGTTSTTKGYSSSCAAGWANVSVTGVFASTANSGATSANVGLRATSETDSLGWKRFHSVEGTNDPYVTLTYQSPPTVTARATVPSTPCATGASTPYVNTTTPQLRAQTTDAEGSQVRAEFEWLTGGGTRIGGVIVGPGASGSWLAASVPAGAFSEGGTYSWRVRGNDGLVDGPWTGYCGLIIDTVAPAATPTVSSTVYPAGQWAGTAGTAGSFTFGASGVSDVAMYEYGLNVNPPNQTVNAPSLGANATVSITPTADGPQTLYVRSRDRAGNQSAIRTYTFNVGSGAVTAPKEGDITAAKTAITGVGQAAATGVTYQWRRGDADTWVNIPAGHVTVAAGGGAVTWPLPTSGGGIFPKLNWDVEATVAAADAESIARNGPLQLRGVFTGGTGGTSSPVKITFDRDQASAAEQEIGPGSANLITGNYTLSDTDASVSSYGTDLTVTRSYNTRRAAETDTANMFGPGWVSGAVVDEAESPYTSLTVYGSLVQVGLPEGDTIGFTKRTATAYDPEIGMEFLKLTYSSGSDSYSLTDEDGNTVLFTRVTGTATGKYFPTSVTVPGSNQTTTLSWERVTIDGKEIVRPTRMLAPVADGVNCATLTRGCRALTLTYATTTTATGTAESGWGDHIGRVKEIAFTAWDPDLPTPAMRTVSMTRYAYDNVGRLRATWDPRLDWNESGTLRRLRETYDYNSDGILSAITPVAEEPWQLTYTTIPGDPGKGRLHKVTRSALSAGTATQTVIYKVPTSGAGAPYDLSPAQTSRWTQPEAPTDATAVFPASQVPTGSPATGTLPSSYERATVTYLDANARQVDTATPGGHISATWYDQWGNTIRTLTAGNRARALSVSATDDAAAESTLARSYSALNIYSSDGQRLTSTLEPEHDVMLPDGIKVRGRKLTKNTYDQGAPTTGGPYNLITKQETGVRMWDANGVEADADIRTTTTAYDWALRQPTVVTVDPTGLAQTTRTAYDPITGLTTSTTTPAGGTSTTTPSTRRTVYYQATSGSGYTECDLKPEWANLPCRVQPGGQAASGPELPTTVTTYDMFNQSRLVTEKTSTGTLRTSTTSYDGAGRAYETTVAVASGLGTAVPIIRNVYDQATGRLLRVQQMVGGLATAQTIKGYDTLGRQTSYADTDGVVSTTTYDLLGRVATSTDGKATRTYTYDGGSERRGLLTSVADSQGGTFSGSYDADGNLASELWPNGVQVATETDETGTQVGLIYVKPGCAAADCTLYTESVTESAHGQWRQRTSSLSEQSYTYDQTGRLTSINDIVGSQCTTRLYGFSTSSNRTSLAEYAPAGDGSCQTTTTASSRTWTYDTADRVNTAGYVYDTLGRTKTVPAVDTANPTDGDVTVTYHSTDLVDTITQASRTTDYTLDVTGERVRSWTDNVSGTAVESVHHYDGDDDSPSWTQETPGRFTRPLSGLSATAGIYDSDSGQVDWQITSLHGDLVAALHAGDEGLSRTSETTEYGTPRNSDDIGKQRYGWLGAKQRAADTPSGMLLMGVRLYNTATGRFLQIDPVYGGSANPYEYCGADPVNCSDLDGKRAECGCSSDYGWKRPVKRWLQRAIDGSRRAYSKFSRWQLGRFATLAGRTLKKFKGSSWERKRLQYNGKRTGWRIGYDRKPHPFGRLGNRKHFQIDRWNPGIKGSHRTWRVPVFW; this is translated from the coding sequence ATGGTGGCCGCTGGCCTGTCAGTGGTGTTGGCGGCAACGATGGCGGATTGGGTGACCGCGCGGCCGGTCGCCGCAGCGCCGCAGCCCGTCGAGCGCGCTGCTGCGGAAGCGCAGGTACTCGAGCGGCCGGACGAGGCGGCGGCGCTGGCGACAGCGCGGTTGAGCAAGAAGAAGGTCCGAATCTCGGGGACGACTTCGGAGACGTCGGAGTTCTGGGCGCTCCCCGACGGCCGGGTGGAGGCAGAGGTTCACCTCGGCCCGGTGCGGCTACGGGATAAGGAGAATGGCGGGTGGATGCCCGTGGACTTCTCGCTCGCACCGCAGGCTGACGGCTCGGTGGTGACCAAGGCGCATCCGGCGGGCCTGCGGCTGTCCGGTCCGGCAGGCGAGGGCGAGCACGATCTGGCGACGATTTCGACGGACGGCGGGACAGTGTCGCTGGGCTGGGCCGGCCGGCTGCCGGCCCCGGTGGTGGATGGCACGAAGGCGACCTATTCGGAGGTGCGTCCCGGTGTCGACCTGGTGGTTGAGGCCACCCGGACCGGGTTCGAACAGTTCCTGGTGGTCAAGGATCGGGCAGCGGTGGCCCAGGTCGGCGACCTTGCCCTGCTTCTGCGGGGCAAGGGGGTGTCGTTGGTCGAGGACCACCATGGTGGCTTCGAGATTCGGAATCAGACCGGGTCAGCGATCGGGGTGTCGCCGCAGCCGGAGATGTGGGACGCACAGGTTGATCCACGGTCGGGTGAGAAGATGCGCCGCACTGCCGTCGCCAAGACGGTCGGTGCGGCGAAGGCCGGTCGACTGGCGGTGACGCTGAACCCGGACGAGGAGTGGTTGACCGACCCCGCGACGGTGTTCCCGGTGACTATCGATCCGGCGGTCACTCTGAACCCCAACTACGACGCGTTCGTGCAGACCGATTACAGCTCTGATCAGTCGGCGGCCACCGAGTTGAAGCTCGGGACATACGACGGCGGGACCACGAAGGCACGGTCGTTTCTGAGCTTCCGCAACCTGAGTTGGCTCTCGGGCAAGCAGGTGCAGGCTGCCACGTTGTACCTGTGGAACCACCATTCGTACAGCTGCACGGCTCGGCAGTGGGAAGCGTGGCGGGTCGACTACGTCGACACCAGTGCCCGCTGGACCGCCCAGCCGACGTGGCGGGAACAGAGAGGAACCACCTCGACCACCAAGGGCTACAGTTCCTCCTGCGCGGCGGGTTGGGCGAACGTCTCCGTGACCGGCGTTTTCGCGTCAACGGCCAACAGCGGGGCGACCTCGGCGAATGTCGGTTTGCGGGCGACCTCGGAGACTGACAGCCTCGGCTGGAAGCGGTTCCATTCGGTGGAGGGCACGAACGACCCGTACGTGACGTTGACCTACCAGTCGCCGCCGACGGTGACGGCGCGGGCAACCGTCCCGTCGACCCCGTGCGCGACGGGGGCGAGCACTCCTTATGTCAACACGACGACCCCGCAGTTGCGGGCACAGACCACCGATGCGGAAGGGTCGCAGGTCAGGGCCGAGTTTGAGTGGCTGACCGGCGGCGGCACCCGGATCGGAGGGGTGATCGTCGGGCCGGGTGCGTCGGGCTCCTGGCTGGCGGCCTCCGTGCCGGCGGGTGCATTCAGCGAGGGTGGCACCTACTCATGGCGGGTGCGCGGTAACGACGGCCTGGTCGACGGGCCGTGGACCGGGTACTGCGGGCTGATCATCGACACCGTCGCACCCGCGGCGACACCGACGGTGTCGTCCACGGTGTACCCGGCAGGACAGTGGGCCGGCACGGCCGGCACGGCCGGAAGCTTCACCTTCGGTGCCTCGGGAGTGTCCGATGTGGCCATGTATGAGTACGGCCTGAACGTCAACCCGCCGAACCAGACGGTGAACGCACCGAGCCTCGGCGCGAACGCCACGGTCTCCATCACCCCCACGGCGGACGGCCCACAGACACTGTACGTGCGGTCGAGGGACCGGGCCGGCAACCAGTCGGCGATCCGGACGTACACCTTCAACGTGGGCTCCGGCGCGGTGACCGCCCCGAAGGAAGGTGACATTACTGCGGCTAAGACCGCGATCACCGGTGTTGGCCAGGCTGCGGCAACCGGGGTGACCTACCAGTGGCGACGCGGTGACGCCGACACCTGGGTGAACATCCCAGCCGGGCACGTCACGGTAGCGGCCGGCGGCGGCGCGGTGACCTGGCCGCTACCGACCAGTGGTGGCGGCATCTTCCCGAAGCTTAACTGGGACGTCGAGGCCACTGTCGCGGCGGCCGACGCCGAATCGATCGCCCGCAACGGCCCGCTGCAGCTACGCGGGGTGTTCACGGGCGGGACAGGTGGCACATCCAGCCCGGTGAAGATCACCTTTGACCGCGACCAGGCATCGGCAGCCGAGCAGGAGATCGGCCCCGGCTCGGCCAACCTGATCACCGGTAACTACACGCTGTCGGACACCGATGCGTCGGTCAGCTCCTACGGCACCGACCTGACGGTCACCCGCTCCTACAACACCCGGCGGGCCGCTGAGACCGACACGGCAAACATGTTCGGGCCCGGCTGGGTCTCTGGCGCAGTGGTGGACGAGGCCGAATCGCCGTACACGTCCTTGACCGTCTACGGCTCGTTGGTGCAGGTCGGGCTGCCAGAGGGCGACACGATCGGCTTCACCAAACGCACCGCCACCGCCTATGACCCCGAGATCGGAATGGAGTTCCTGAAGCTGACCTACAGCAGCGGCAGTGACTCCTACTCGTTGACCGACGAGGACGGCAACACCGTTCTCTTCACCCGAGTCACCGGCACCGCCACCGGCAAGTACTTCCCCACCTCAGTGACCGTGCCCGGCAGCAACCAGACCACTACGCTGAGCTGGGAAAGAGTCACCATCGACGGAAAGGAGATCGTCCGTCCGACGCGGATGCTTGCCCCGGTCGCGGACGGCGTCAACTGCGCGACTCTGACCCGGGGCTGCCGGGCGCTGACCCTCACCTACGCCACCACGACGACCGCCACCGGCACGGCCGAGTCCGGGTGGGGCGACCACATCGGCCGGGTAAAGGAGATCGCATTCACCGCCTGGGATCCCGACTTGCCCACCCCAGCAATGCGGACCGTCTCGATGACCCGCTACGCCTACGACAACGTAGGCCGACTGCGCGCCACCTGGGATCCCCGTCTGGACTGGAACGAAAGCGGCACACTGCGGCGACTCCGGGAGACCTACGACTACAACAGTGACGGCATCCTCAGCGCCATCACACCCGTCGCCGAGGAGCCGTGGCAGCTCACCTACACCACCATCCCCGGCGACCCGGGTAAGGGCCGGCTACACAAGGTCACCCGGTCGGCGCTGAGTGCCGGCACCGCAACCCAGACCGTGATCTACAAGGTGCCGACCTCTGGGGCTGGGGCTCCATATGACCTGTCGCCGGCACAGACCAGCCGCTGGACACAGCCAGAGGCACCGACGGACGCCACTGCGGTCTTCCCGGCAAGCCAGGTACCGACCGGCAGCCCAGCAACCGGTACCCTTCCTTCCTCGTACGAGCGGGCGACGGTGACATACCTGGACGCCAACGCCCGCCAAGTCGACACCGCGACGCCAGGTGGGCACATCAGCGCCACCTGGTACGACCAATGGGGAAACACCATCCGCACGCTGACCGCCGGCAACCGCGCCCGTGCATTGAGTGTCAGCGCGACCGATGACGCCGCAGCGGAGAGCACGCTCGCTCGAAGCTACTCAGCACTGAACATCTACTCCTCTGACGGGCAGCGACTCACCAGCACCCTCGAACCGGAGCACGACGTCATGCTCCCCGACGGGATCAAGGTGCGAGGACGCAAACTCACCAAGAACACCTATGACCAGGGCGCACCGACCACCGGTGGACCATACAACCTGATCACCAAGCAGGAGACCGGCGTCCGGATGTGGGACGCCAACGGCGTGGAGGCCGACGCCGACATACGGACCACCACCACCGCCTACGACTGGGCTCTGCGGCAGCCGACGGTGGTGACGGTCGACCCCACCGGCCTGGCCCAAACGACCCGGACCGCATACGACCCGATCACCGGCCTGACCACCTCCACGACTACGCCAGCCGGGGGCACCAGCACCACCACGCCGTCGACCCGCAGAACGGTCTATTACCAGGCCACGTCCGGCTCCGGCTACACCGAGTGCGACCTCAAACCGGAGTGGGCGAACCTGCCGTGCCGGGTGCAGCCAGGCGGCCAAGCCGCGTCCGGACCGGAGTTGCCGACCACGGTAACCACCTACGACATGTTCAACCAGTCACGGCTGGTGACAGAGAAGACCAGCACCGGAACACTGCGGACCTCCACCACCAGCTACGACGGGGCAGGCCGGGCGTATGAGACCACGGTGGCGGTAGCGTCGGGGCTCGGCACCGCGGTGCCGATTATCCGCAACGTGTACGACCAGGCGACCGGACGGTTGTTGCGGGTACAGCAGATGGTCGGCGGGCTGGCGACTGCCCAAACCATCAAGGGCTATGACACCCTCGGTCGACAGACCTCCTACGCCGACACCGACGGAGTCGTCTCGACGACCACCTACGACCTGCTCGGACGGGTGGCGACCAGCACCGACGGTAAGGCCACCCGGACCTACACCTACGACGGTGGCAGCGAGCGACGTGGCCTGCTGACCTCGGTCGCCGACTCGCAGGGCGGGACGTTCTCCGGAAGCTACGACGCCGACGGCAACCTAGCTTCGGAGTTGTGGCCGAACGGGGTACAGGTGGCTACGGAAACCGACGAGACCGGCACGCAGGTTGGCCTGATCTACGTCAAGCCGGGCTGCGCGGCGGCGGACTGCACCCTCTACACCGAGTCGGTGACCGAGTCGGCGCATGGCCAATGGCGGCAGCGGACGTCGAGTCTGTCGGAGCAGAGCTACACCTACGACCAAACAGGCCGACTCACATCGATCAACGACATCGTCGGCAGTCAGTGCACGACCAGGTTGTACGGGTTCAGCACCTCATCCAACCGGACAAGCCTGGCCGAATACGCACCAGCCGGAGACGGCTCCTGCCAGACCACTACGACGGCATCGTCGCGCACCTGGACCTACGACACAGCCGATCGAGTGAACACGGCCGGGTACGTCTACGACACCCTGGGCCGGACGAAGACCGTACCGGCAGTCGACACAGCCAACCCGACCGACGGCGACGTCACGGTCACCTACCACTCCACCGATCTGGTCGACACCATCACCCAGGCCAGCCGCACGACCGACTACACCCTCGACGTCACTGGCGAGCGGGTTCGATCCTGGACCGACAACGTCAGCGGCACGGCGGTCGAGTCCGTACACCACTACGACGGCGACGATGACAGCCCCTCGTGGACACAAGAGACGCCGGGTCGGTTCACCCGACCGTTGTCAGGGCTATCGGCCACAGCAGGCATCTATGACAGCGACAGCGGTCAGGTGGATTGGCAGATTACAAGCCTGCACGGCGACCTGGTCGCCGCCCTCCACGCCGGCGACGAAGGCCTGTCCCGTACCAGTGAAACCACCGAGTACGGTACTCCACGCAACAGCGACGACATCGGCAAGCAGCGGTACGGCTGGCTCGGCGCCAAGCAACGTGCCGCCGACACTCCGTCAGGCATGCTCCTGATGGGCGTCCGCCTCTACAACACCGCCACCGGCCGCTTCCTGCAGATCGACCCCGTCTACGGTGGCAGCGCCAACCCCTACGAATACTGCGGAGCAGACCCGGTCAACTGCTCCGACCTCGACGGAAAGCGGGCAGAATGCGGCTGCAGCAGCGACTACGGCTGGAAAAGGCCGGTAAAGAGATGGCTGCAACGCGCAATTGATGGCAGTAGACGCGCCTACTCGAAGTTCAGCAGATGGCAACTGGGTCGGTTTGCCACCCTTGCTGGTCGCACGCTTAAAAAGTTCAAGGGTAGCAGCTGGGAGAGAAAGAGGCTGCAGTACAACGGAAAGCGGACCGGGTGGCGGATTGGATATGACCGCAAGCCGCATCCGTTCGGTAGACTTGGCAATAGGAAACACTTCCAGATCGACCGGTGGAACCCGGGCATTAAGGGGAGTCACAGGACATGGCGGGTCCCAGTATTTTGGTAG
- a CDS encoding RNA polymerase sigma factor: protein MRTDLDAADEGELVRRVARGDRRAFDELYRRTSPWLEVRLRRRCADPDVVAEVLQDTYLTVWRAAGSFAGTPAKGGGAAAGSAVGWLWTIAAHRLVDAFRHRARKGRVPQVPLMPSTAPAAEDEVMANRIGQELEQALLVLPAEVRAALRATVLDGLSTREASVLLGVPENTVKSRVRRARIALREALS, encoded by the coding sequence GTGAGAACAGACCTGGACGCGGCTGACGAGGGCGAACTCGTGCGACGCGTCGCCCGTGGAGACCGGCGGGCGTTCGACGAGCTCTACCGGCGTACCTCGCCGTGGCTGGAGGTACGGCTGCGTCGCCGCTGCGCCGACCCCGACGTGGTCGCCGAGGTGCTCCAGGACACCTACCTGACGGTCTGGCGGGCGGCGGGCAGCTTCGCCGGCACCCCCGCCAAGGGCGGTGGCGCGGCGGCGGGGAGCGCCGTGGGCTGGCTGTGGACCATCGCCGCCCACCGCCTGGTCGACGCGTTCCGGCACCGGGCGCGTAAGGGGCGGGTGCCGCAGGTGCCGTTGATGCCGAGCACGGCTCCCGCCGCCGAGGACGAGGTGATGGCCAACCGGATCGGCCAGGAGCTGGAGCAGGCCCTGCTCGTCCTGCCGGCCGAGGTGCGGGCGGCGCTGCGGGCCACGGTCCTCGACGGGCTCTCGACGCGTGAGGCGTCGGTACTGCTCGGCGTACCGGAGAACACCGTGAAGTCCCGTGTCCGCCGTGCCCGGATCGCCCTGCGGGAGGCGCTGTCATGA